A genome region from Rhodopseudomonas boonkerdii includes the following:
- a CDS encoding SDR family NAD(P)-dependent oxidoreductase: MRLANKLAIVTAAASGMGRAGVETFLKEGAKVAAVDVNTEALAQLKADMEAKGFELITIRADLSKTEDMKSSINDAATALGGVDILWAHAGTPGPAGVENLDLKAYEFAMSLNVTSATLGAGEVIKYMRKRGGGSVIFTSSVSGIVGSMMSPIYSAAKFAVVGLTKSLAQAFAADQVRVNVICPGLADTPMKLGFTGRSGVAAEAVANEAKLLSAVPMGRLCKAEDVANAALWLASDESSFVTGVALPVDGGFTAR, from the coding sequence ATGCGTCTCGCCAACAAACTCGCCATCGTTACCGCCGCGGCTTCCGGGATGGGACGTGCCGGCGTCGAAACATTCCTCAAGGAAGGAGCAAAAGTCGCGGCGGTGGACGTCAATACCGAGGCGTTGGCGCAGCTCAAGGCCGACATGGAGGCCAAGGGTTTCGAGCTCATCACCATCCGGGCCGATCTGTCGAAGACCGAAGACATGAAGAGCTCGATTAACGATGCTGCGACCGCGCTCGGCGGCGTTGACATTCTCTGGGCTCACGCCGGGACGCCCGGGCCGGCCGGCGTCGAGAATCTGGACCTCAAGGCCTATGAATTTGCGATGTCGCTGAACGTTACATCCGCCACGCTCGGCGCTGGCGAGGTCATCAAATATATGCGCAAGCGTGGCGGGGGCTCGGTAATCTTCACGTCGTCGGTGTCGGGCATCGTCGGTTCGATGATGAGCCCGATCTATTCGGCGGCGAAGTTCGCCGTCGTCGGGCTGACCAAGTCGCTGGCGCAGGCTTTCGCGGCCGATCAGGTCCGCGTCAATGTGATTTGTCCGGGTCTTGCCGATACGCCGATGAAGCTTGGTTTCACCGGCCGTTCGGGCGTCGCCGCGGAAGCGGTCGCCAATGAAGCCAAGCTGCTCTCGGCCGTGCCGATGGGGCGTCTCTGCAAGGCTGAAGATGTCGCGAATGCCGCGCTGTGGCTGGCGTCGGACGAGTCGTCCTTCGTTACCGGCGTCGCGCTGCCGGTGGATGGCGGCTTTACGGCAAGGTGA
- a CDS encoding IclR family transcriptional regulator, giving the protein MLVRQAANVLELMEYFARRKRPATLAEISDDLGWPRSSTFNLVGTIADKGWLYEPRARNGYYPSPRWLTLARTVAEGEPLPEAAHALVLEIADKTGETTAIAALAGTSAIFLDVVESSHSVRYFAQIGDRVPVHASSVGRAILAQQSPEERRAIYRKIKFEPFSDTTPCSVEAIETSLNEAAARGYHQSSSEYIADLAGVAVPLPVNHRRLSLVVAGPTSRCLNRRPETAATILACVERFEAEMSRS; this is encoded by the coding sequence ATGCTGGTCAGGCAGGCTGCCAACGTTTTGGAATTGATGGAGTATTTTGCCCGTCGCAAACGACCGGCGACACTGGCGGAGATTTCCGACGATCTCGGCTGGCCACGCTCCAGCACGTTCAACCTGGTCGGTACGATCGCCGACAAGGGCTGGCTCTATGAGCCCCGCGCCCGCAACGGCTACTATCCCAGCCCGCGGTGGCTCACCCTCGCCCGCACCGTGGCCGAGGGCGAACCGCTGCCGGAAGCTGCCCATGCACTCGTGCTGGAGATCGCCGACAAGACCGGCGAGACCACTGCCATCGCAGCCCTGGCCGGGACCAGCGCGATCTTCCTCGACGTTGTCGAGTCCTCGCATTCCGTGCGCTACTTCGCCCAGATCGGTGATCGCGTTCCCGTTCATGCAAGTTCGGTCGGCCGCGCCATTCTCGCCCAGCAGTCGCCCGAAGAACGCCGCGCGATCTACCGCAAGATCAAGTTCGAGCCGTTTTCAGACACGACACCGTGCTCCGTCGAAGCCATCGAGACTTCGCTGAACGAGGCCGCCGCCCGCGGCTATCACCAGAGTTCGTCGGAATACATTGCTGATCTTGCCGGCGTCGCCGTGCCGTTGCCGGTCAATCATCGCCGGCTCTCGCTCGTCGTCGCCGGGCCGACATCAAGGTGCCTCAACAGGCGCCCTGAGACGGCAGCAACGATCCTCGCCTGCGTCGAGCGCTTCGAGGCCGAGATGTCACGCAGCTAA
- a CDS encoding ABC transporter substrate-binding protein — MTIRKPLAVSALALSLGLLSMPMASAQTPVKLGVLADMSGIFSDIGGMGSFEATKMAVEDFNKLPGADKFKVEVVQGDPQNKPDIARNIARKWYETEGVDVLVDIPTSATSLAVAPLTAELNKVALFTASGTSDLTGKACTPNSVHWTYDTWALSHGTADAMTKAGGKNWFFLSVDFALGASLERDATAVINANGGKVVGAIKHPTDSNDFASYLLQAQASKADVIALANAGGDTIKAIKQASEFGIVQAGQKLAAMLMFISDVHSLGLSTAQGLQLTEAFYWDLNDKTREFGERFAKRNNGRYPSMNQAGAYSAALTYLKAVAKVGSPKDGAAVVKAIREMGTFDDPLFGKTTLREDGRVLHDMYLLQVKKPSESKKPYDYYNVVATIPAETAFRPLKDGGCPLIK, encoded by the coding sequence ATGACCATTCGCAAACCGCTCGCCGTATCCGCTCTCGCGCTGTCGCTTGGCCTGTTGTCCATGCCGATGGCTTCGGCCCAGACGCCTGTGAAGCTCGGCGTCCTCGCAGACATGTCCGGCATCTTCTCGGATATCGGCGGCATGGGCTCGTTCGAGGCGACCAAGATGGCCGTCGAGGATTTCAACAAGCTGCCGGGCGCGGACAAGTTCAAGGTCGAGGTCGTTCAGGGCGATCCGCAGAACAAGCCGGACATCGCACGCAACATCGCCCGCAAGTGGTACGAGACCGAAGGTGTCGATGTGCTCGTGGATATCCCGACCAGCGCGACCTCGCTGGCGGTCGCGCCGCTGACGGCTGAGCTCAACAAGGTCGCGTTGTTCACCGCGTCAGGCACATCGGATCTCACCGGTAAGGCCTGTACGCCCAATTCGGTGCACTGGACCTATGACACCTGGGCACTGTCGCACGGCACCGCCGATGCGATGACCAAGGCCGGTGGCAAAAACTGGTTCTTTCTGTCGGTGGACTTCGCGCTCGGCGCCTCGCTGGAGCGCGATGCGACGGCAGTGATCAACGCCAATGGTGGCAAGGTGGTCGGTGCCATCAAGCATCCGACGGACTCCAACGATTTCGCCTCCTATCTGCTGCAGGCGCAGGCCTCGAAGGCCGACGTCATCGCGCTCGCCAATGCTGGCGGCGACACCATCAAGGCGATCAAGCAGGCATCGGAATTCGGTATCGTGCAGGCCGGCCAGAAGCTTGCCGCGATGCTGATGTTCATTTCGGACGTGCATTCGCTCGGCCTCAGCACCGCGCAGGGCCTGCAGCTCACCGAAGCCTTCTATTGGGATCTCAACGACAAGACCCGCGAATTCGGCGAACGCTTCGCCAAGCGCAACAATGGTCGCTATCCCAGTATGAACCAGGCTGGTGCTTATTCGGCTGCGCTGACCTATCTGAAGGCCGTTGCCAAGGTCGGTTCGCCGAAGGATGGCGCCGCGGTCGTCAAGGCGATCCGCGAGATGGGGACCTTCGACGATCCGCTGTTCGGCAAGACCACGCTGCGCGAGGATGGCCGTGTGCTGCACGACATGTATCTGCTGCAGGTGAAGAAGCCGTCGGAGTCGAAGAAGCCCTATGACTACTACAACGTCGTTGCAACGATCCCGGCCGAGACGGCCTTCCGTCCGCTCAAGGACGGTGGCTGCCCGCTGATCAAGTAA
- a CDS encoding DUF3971 domain-containing protein encodes MQYGDSDWDRQHYVAGHDRARKLLSRKSSGWHRLGDRFRALGGNYTGSRWLKRIVTVFGGLIIVSAVCFAVLWWRLGAGPINFDIATPWLADAIQDNIGESNKVEIGGTQIERAGRIRMAVRIRDIVVRDHDHNVIASAPKAEVKVSFAAMLMGRMRAESLNLFDVALAVRISPDGQVSVSTGNNERPIATGVASPRSPGSWLGPAKPPDLTFPRQPQPPVVQVQPPAGPAIGGDRREAPTGILAGLDWLDTLTLSGLDGQNLNEVGLKNGRLVVDDQQRGNKWEFNKISLSLRRPSGGGVALTVGEGGEAPWSLGVNIGVPSNGVRSVDFKADRVSTKNILLALRMKDLTYSADIPLTGELRGEIGRDGVPTYLRGRLTAGAGDIVDNDTPDYPMPIDSAEISFEWDSGRRVLLAPFKVISGGNRVTLLAHVEPPNGTSNAWQAGLSGGTIVLGGSNPGEAPLIFNNISIRAKFDPDSRLVSLTQANISNGELGVAGTGSIDYAGEPRMKLGFAGTPMSASALKRMWPVLIVPEVREWVIERVEAGTLQRIEIGVNSPTKNLTRRGPPIPDDGLNVAIIANDVSLRPVDGLPVVRDGDLRARITGRTATVTISQANADTAAGRKINLSDIVFEVPDMAPKPSPSRIRFKLDGPAPAVVEVLNSDRLSEASGNLLDPSAIKGNVTAQVAMGMPIQHELTKADTTYNITADLKDFSADKLVMNQKVEANALKIAASNQGYQVRGDIKINGQTGSLDYRKPADGDADVRLSATLDDASRARMGIDLGTAVVGAVPLKMTGKIGSGDRDSKFSIEADLTPLKLDNLLPGWAKMPGRPAKAAFNVVKKGDTTRLEDISVDGAGLSIKGSVELDQNGDLVNVNFPTYSPSEGDKTSIKAERGNDGVLKVTMRGDVFDGRSFLKGAMSGKEPDAKSKAKSVDVDIDVKLGVVAGYYGEALRSVDAKVSRRGGTISKFALTGKLGRDTPLTGDMRGKAQGAGRDLIFIETNDAGAFLRATDTYSKMIGGQLALAMDAPSTDPRPKEGLINVRNFTIKGEASLERIAASNGPPGTQNNGVSFSRLRAEFTRQNNLMTVREGLVQGPSVGATIEGNIDYNANQVRMSGTFVPMYGLNNMFGQIPVVGLFLGGGSNEGLFGVTYEVVGTPGAPVLRVNPLSAIAPGITRKIFDFSTGKQNNQVEFPNQNNNSN; translated from the coding sequence ATGCAGTACGGCGATTCCGATTGGGATCGTCAGCACTACGTGGCCGGCCATGATCGTGCGCGCAAGCTGCTATCGCGGAAATCGTCGGGCTGGCATCGGCTTGGCGATCGTTTCCGGGCGCTGGGTGGAAATTATACCGGCAGTCGCTGGCTCAAGCGCATCGTCACGGTCTTCGGCGGCCTGATCATCGTCTCCGCCGTCTGCTTTGCCGTACTGTGGTGGCGTCTGGGCGCGGGGCCCATCAACTTCGACATTGCGACACCATGGCTCGCTGACGCGATCCAGGACAATATCGGAGAGAGCAACAAGGTCGAGATCGGCGGCACCCAGATCGAACGTGCGGGTCGTATCCGTATGGCTGTGCGTATCCGCGACATCGTCGTTCGCGACCACGATCACAACGTGATCGCCAGCGCACCGAAAGCTGAAGTGAAGGTTTCTTTCGCGGCCATGCTGATGGGGCGGATGCGGGCTGAAAGTCTCAACCTGTTCGATGTCGCACTCGCGGTGCGTATCTCGCCGGACGGGCAGGTTTCGGTCTCGACCGGGAATAATGAGAGGCCGATCGCCACCGGCGTGGCGTCGCCGCGCTCACCGGGCTCGTGGCTCGGGCCGGCCAAGCCGCCGGATCTGACATTCCCCCGGCAACCGCAGCCTCCGGTTGTCCAGGTACAGCCGCCGGCCGGTCCCGCCATTGGCGGCGATCGGCGCGAGGCGCCGACAGGCATTCTTGCCGGTCTCGACTGGTTGGATACGTTGACGTTGTCAGGGCTGGACGGTCAGAATCTCAACGAGGTTGGTCTCAAGAACGGCCGACTCGTCGTGGATGACCAGCAACGCGGCAACAAGTGGGAGTTTAACAAGATCTCCTTGAGCTTGCGGCGGCCAAGTGGTGGCGGGGTCGCGCTCACGGTCGGCGAGGGCGGCGAGGCGCCGTGGTCGCTCGGTGTCAATATCGGTGTGCCGAGCAATGGCGTGCGCTCGGTCGATTTCAAGGCGGACAGGGTCTCGACCAAGAATATTCTGCTCGCGCTGCGGATGAAGGATCTCACCTATAGCGCCGACATCCCATTGACCGGCGAACTCAGGGGTGAAATCGGCCGCGACGGTGTGCCGACCTATCTGCGCGGTAGGCTGACGGCGGGGGCAGGCGACATCGTCGACAACGATACGCCCGACTATCCGATGCCGATCGATAGCGCCGAGATCAGTTTCGAATGGGATTCCGGCCGCCGTGTGCTGCTGGCGCCTTTCAAGGTCATTTCGGGTGGCAATCGCGTGACGTTGCTGGCTCATGTGGAGCCGCCGAACGGTACCTCCAACGCATGGCAGGCAGGCCTCAGCGGCGGCACCATCGTGCTCGGTGGCAGCAATCCCGGCGAAGCGCCGCTAATCTTCAACAACATCTCCATTCGTGCCAAATTCGATCCGGATAGTCGGCTGGTGTCTCTGACCCAGGCCAATATCAGCAACGGTGAACTTGGTGTCGCCGGTACCGGCAGCATCGATTATGCGGGCGAGCCGCGCATGAAGCTCGGCTTCGCGGGAACGCCGATGTCCGCCTCGGCGCTCAAGCGCATGTGGCCGGTCCTGATCGTGCCGGAAGTGCGGGAGTGGGTCATCGAGCGTGTCGAGGCCGGCACCCTGCAGCGCATCGAGATCGGCGTGAATTCGCCGACCAAGAACCTGACACGCCGCGGTCCGCCGATCCCGGATGACGGCCTGAACGTCGCCATCATCGCCAATGACGTCTCACTGCGTCCGGTGGATGGCTTGCCTGTGGTCCGCGACGGCGATCTGCGCGCGCGCATCACCGGTCGCACCGCGACCGTAACTATCAGCCAGGCCAATGCCGATACGGCGGCAGGCCGCAAGATCAATCTCAGCGACATCGTGTTCGAAGTGCCGGATATGGCGCCGAAACCGTCGCCGTCGCGTATTCGCTTCAAGCTCGATGGGCCGGCGCCGGCCGTCGTGGAGGTGCTGAACTCCGATCGTCTCAGCGAAGCCTCCGGCAACCTGCTCGACCCGAGTGCCATCAAGGGCAATGTGACGGCGCAGGTCGCCATGGGCATGCCCATCCAGCATGAACTCACCAAGGCCGATACGACCTACAACATCACCGCTGATCTGAAGGATTTTTCGGCCGATAAGCTGGTCATGAACCAGAAGGTCGAGGCGAATGCATTGAAGATCGCGGCCAGCAATCAGGGCTATCAGGTCCGCGGCGACATCAAGATCAACGGCCAGACCGGATCGCTCGATTATCGCAAGCCGGCCGATGGCGATGCGGATGTCCGGCTCAGTGCGACGCTGGACGATGCCAGCCGCGCACGGATGGGAATCGACCTCGGCACGGCCGTCGTCGGCGCCGTGCCTTTGAAGATGACAGGCAAGATCGGTAGCGGCGATCGCGACAGCAAGTTCAGTATCGAAGCCGATCTGACGCCGCTTAAGCTCGACAACCTGTTGCCAGGCTGGGCCAAGATGCCGGGCAGGCCGGCGAAGGCTGCGTTCAATGTGGTCAAGAAGGGCGATACGACCCGCCTCGAGGACATCAGTGTCGATGGCGCCGGCCTCTCGATCAAAGGATCGGTCGAGCTCGATCAGAACGGTGATCTCGTCAATGTCAACTTCCCGACATATTCGCCGTCCGAAGGCGACAAGACGTCCATCAAGGCCGAGCGTGGCAATGACGGTGTTCTCAAGGTTACCATGCGCGGCGACGTGTTCGATGGCCGCAGCTTCCTGAAGGGGGCAATGTCGGGCAAGGAGCCGGATGCCAAGAGCAAGGCCAAGTCGGTCGATGTCGATATCGACGTCAAGCTCGGTGTGGTGGCTGGCTATTATGGTGAGGCGCTACGCAGCGTCGACGCCAAGGTGTCGCGCCGGGGCGGCACCATCTCGAAATTTGCCCTGACCGGCAAACTTGGCCGCGACACGCCGCTTACCGGGGACATGCGCGGAAAGGCGCAGGGCGCCGGCCGCGATCTGATCTTCATCGAGACTAACGATGCCGGCGCATTCCTGCGCGCCACCGACACTTATTCGAAGATGATCGGTGGCCAGCTCGCTCTGGCGATGGACGCGCCGTCCACGGACCCGCGCCCGAAGGAGGGCCTGATCAATGTGCGAAACTTCACCATAAAGGGAGAGGCTTCGCTCGAGCGCATTGCCGCCTCCAACGGTCCGCCTGGTACCCAGAACAACGGCGTGTCGTTTTCACGCCTGCGCGCGGAATTTACCCGGCAGAATAACTTGATGACAGTTCGCGAAGGTCTGGTGCAGGGGCCGTCGGTCGGCGCGACCATCGAAGGCAATATCGACTACAACGCCAATCAGGTACGGATGAGCGGCACCTTTGTGCCCATGTACGGTCTCAACAACATGTTCGGTCAGATCCCGGTGGTCGGCCTGTTTCTTGGCGGCGGAAGCAATGAAGGCCTGTTTGGCGTGACCTATGAGGTCGTCGGTACGCCCGGCGCTCCAGTCTTGCGCGTCAATCCGCTGTCCGCCATCGCGCCGGGTATTACCCGCAAGATTTTCGACTTCAGCACCGGCAAGCAGAACAATCAGGTCGAGTTTCCGAACCAGAATAACAATAGCAATTGA
- a CDS encoding methyl-accepting chemotaxis protein yields the protein MSLLSRFTIRTKLTSMVLVSATSICAVIAVAASLSQKRMQQDRMEQLHTATDLMLGMAESLQEEVAAGKLSLADAQMQFRMRARTMTFGNKQGYLVAYRPDGVILVNAGNPKLEDKNTGAKDSNGVLISKAIIDAGRQTPMGGMTYYLYPRPGQTEPTAKMVYARHFAPWDVTVSTGLYVDDLDADVNALLVRLGSLGAAVLGVMALLSWLIASDILGALRRLQARMHEIANGALDQSVAEIDRGDEIGRMAETLEMLRQTSLTARTLQAEQAALEQRSETEKREALIALADRFDASVGQLVGLMASGSTELEATAQSMSGTAARTNDQANVVSTAANQASSRVQTVAAAAEELSSSISEIARQMAQSAKITTHAVENARRTDAIVRALADGAQQIEDVVELISTIAAQTNLLALNATIEAARAGDAGKGFAVVATEVKSLAGQTASATKEISTRIAQIQTATKEAVDAIQSITTTIEEVSAIATTIGSAIEEQGAATAEIARNVTQTAQATQAVTTNIDGVTNAAHETGNAATMVLSAASGLSKQAVQLTGEVNTFLAGVRAA from the coding sequence CCACATCGATCTGCGCCGTCATCGCCGTGGCCGCATCGCTCAGTCAGAAGCGCATGCAGCAGGATCGTATGGAGCAACTCCACACCGCGACCGATCTGATGCTGGGCATGGCCGAGAGTCTGCAGGAAGAAGTCGCCGCCGGGAAACTCAGCCTCGCCGACGCACAAATGCAGTTCCGTATGCGCGCCCGAACCATGACCTTCGGCAACAAGCAGGGCTACCTCGTCGCCTATCGTCCCGACGGGGTCATTCTGGTCAATGCCGGCAATCCCAAGCTCGAAGACAAAAATACGGGCGCCAAGGATTCCAACGGCGTGTTGATCTCCAAGGCGATCATCGATGCCGGCCGCCAGACCCCGATGGGCGGCATGACCTACTATCTCTATCCGCGCCCCGGCCAGACCGAGCCCACCGCCAAGATGGTCTACGCCCGTCATTTCGCGCCGTGGGATGTCACTGTGAGCACCGGGCTCTATGTGGACGATCTCGATGCCGACGTGAATGCGCTGCTGGTGCGTCTCGGCTCGCTCGGCGCCGCTGTGCTCGGCGTCATGGCTCTTTTGTCCTGGCTGATCGCCAGCGACATTCTCGGTGCGCTGCGCCGCCTGCAGGCCCGGATGCATGAGATCGCCAATGGCGCCCTCGACCAGAGCGTGGCGGAAATCGACCGCGGCGACGAAATCGGCCGCATGGCCGAGACGCTGGAAATGCTGCGCCAAACCTCGCTCACCGCGCGCACGCTGCAGGCCGAGCAGGCCGCGCTCGAACAGCGCAGCGAAACCGAGAAACGCGAGGCGCTGATCGCGCTCGCAGACCGCTTCGATGCCTCGGTCGGCCAGCTCGTTGGCCTGATGGCCTCGGGCTCGACCGAACTGGAAGCTACCGCGCAATCGATGTCCGGCACCGCCGCCCGCACCAACGATCAGGCCAACGTGGTCTCAACCGCCGCCAATCAGGCCAGCAGCCGCGTCCAGACTGTCGCGGCGGCAGCGGAGGAATTATCGTCGTCGATCTCCGAGATCGCCCGGCAAATGGCACAGTCGGCCAAGATCACCACTCACGCGGTGGAGAACGCCCGTCGCACCGACGCCATCGTGCGTGCGCTGGCCGACGGCGCGCAGCAGATCGAGGATGTGGTCGAACTCATCTCGACCATCGCCGCACAGACCAACCTGCTGGCGCTGAACGCCACCATCGAAGCAGCCCGCGCCGGCGATGCCGGCAAAGGATTTGCGGTGGTCGCCACCGAGGTGAAGAGCCTCGCCGGCCAGACCGCCAGCGCCACCAAGGAAATCAGCACCCGCATCGCGCAGATCCAGACGGCGACCAAGGAAGCGGTCGACGCCATCCAGAGTATCACCACGACCATCGAGGAAGTCAGCGCCATCGCGACCACGATCGGCTCCGCCATCGAGGAGCAAGGCGCCGCCACCGCCGAGATCGCCCGCAACGTCACCCAGACCGCGCAGGCCACGCAGGCCGTCACCACCAATATCGACGGCGTCACCAATGCCGCTCATGAGACCGGCAACGCGGCGACCATGGTGCTCAGCGCCGCTTCCGGCCTTTCCAAGCAGGCCGTGCAGCTCACCGGCGAAGTGAACACCTTCCTGGCCGGCGTCCGCGCGGCGTGA
- a CDS encoding M23 family metallopeptidase: MSNRPVQYAEYPQHHAHDHGRPQPRRVTTAKPPAAKSAATAVRQSDYTIAHRGKQVRIGPVVFWIVVGTVTVLGAWSAATATYFAFRDDVLTKLIARQADMQYAYEDRIAELRAKIDRTTSRQMLDQEQFDKKLEQVMRRQNQLESRASALGNVPDLSVTGSIPPKPPGRGASLDMNSIPKPSPISDTVTFVAPPDREARLESRAPALAAPPQTQVAKLGGADNVIDRLQASLDRVETRQLAALSSAEEAMDSKVRRMRGAISDLGLNMAKLEAAAPRGGMGGPYIPVKLSANADPFERQLYRLQLTRAQMDKLNRTMAQVPYRKPVVGTVEFSSGFGVRTDPFLGRPAMHAGLDFRGSTGDPIRATANGRVVSAAYSGGYGKMVEIDHGNGLSTRYGHMSVIQVKVGDSIKIGQVIGLVGSTGRSTGPHLHYETRIDGEAVDPQKFLRAGVRLSAG, from the coding sequence ATGTCGAACCGCCCTGTCCAATACGCCGAGTACCCTCAGCATCACGCTCACGACCACGGACGCCCCCAACCGCGCCGCGTCACAACCGCTAAGCCGCCAGCCGCCAAATCGGCTGCGACGGCTGTTCGGCAGAGCGACTACACGATCGCGCATCGCGGCAAGCAAGTCCGCATCGGGCCGGTGGTGTTCTGGATCGTGGTCGGTACGGTAACCGTGCTCGGCGCCTGGTCGGCTGCCACCGCCACCTATTTTGCCTTCCGCGACGACGTGCTGACCAAGCTGATCGCGCGTCAGGCCGACATGCAATATGCCTATGAGGATCGCATCGCCGAGCTGCGCGCCAAGATCGATCGCACAACCAGCCGTCAGATGCTGGACCAGGAGCAGTTCGACAAAAAGCTCGAACAGGTGATGCGCCGGCAGAACCAGCTCGAGTCCCGCGCCAGCGCGCTGGGCAATGTTCCCGATCTTTCAGTCACCGGCTCGATCCCGCCGAAGCCTCCCGGTCGCGGCGCATCGCTGGATATGAATTCGATCCCAAAACCCTCGCCGATCAGCGACACCGTCACCTTCGTTGCCCCGCCCGATCGCGAAGCACGGCTGGAGTCGCGCGCGCCTGCTCTGGCAGCGCCGCCGCAGACCCAGGTCGCCAAGCTAGGCGGCGCCGACAATGTGATCGACCGTCTGCAAGCCTCGCTTGATCGTGTTGAAACCCGTCAGCTCGCGGCGCTCTCTTCGGCTGAAGAAGCCATGGATTCCAAAGTCCGCCGCATGCGCGGCGCCATTTCCGATCTCGGTCTCAATATGGCCAAGCTGGAAGCCGCTGCGCCGCGCGGTGGAATGGGCGGACCGTACATTCCGGTCAAACTCTCGGCCAATGCCGATCCGTTCGAACGCCAGCTCTACCGGTTACAGCTCACCCGGGCGCAGATGGACAAGCTGAACCGCACAATGGCGCAGGTACCTTATCGCAAGCCGGTCGTCGGCACGGTCGAATTCAGCTCCGGCTTCGGCGTGCGTACCGATCCGTTCCTCGGTCGCCCGGCAATGCATGCCGGACTCGATTTCCGCGGCTCCACCGGCGATCCGATCCGTGCCACGGCCAATGGCCGCGTGGTCTCCGCCGCCTATTCAGGCGGCTACGGCAAGATGGTCGAGATCGATCACGGCAACGGCCTGTCCACCCGCTACGGCCACATGTCGGTGATCCAGGTCAAGGTGGGCGACAGCATCAAGATCGGTCAGGTTATCGGTCTCGTCGGATCGACCGGCCGCTCCACAGGCCCCCATCTCCATTACGAAACCCGCATCGACGGCGAAGCAGTGGATCCGCAGAAGTTCCTCCGCGCGGGCGTGCGTCTCAGCGCCGGCTGA